CAATCTTGATGCCGGACCGATAGCCGTTGTCAACGCTGTTTTGCAGGAGTGAAAAAAATACGGTTCCAAACGTCAGACAAAGTAAAATTCCCGCAATTAAACCGTAAAGGATCGCTAAAATCATTGTACTCTCAAATCTGTTTCAACCGCGCCACTTTCAGCAGGGCGCAGACACTGAGTGCGTCGGTTATCTGGTTGTCCATCACCATCTGAACGGCATCTGCCAGTAAAACCCGCCGGATTTGCAATTGTTCAGTTTCTTCGGGTTCGTGCTGCCCCTGTTTGAGGTCTTCGGCCACGTAGAGAAACCCTTCTTCGTCGGTCGCCGAATTAGACGTGTGAATCCGGCCAATCATTGTCCATTTTTCGGCTTCCAGCCCGGTTTCTTCCTTGAGTTCACGCCGGGCCGATTCGAGCATGTCCGTACCGATGGGCGCTCCTCCTTCCGGAACTTCCCAGGAATACTCTTCAAGCGGATACCGGTATTGACCCACCAGGTAGGTGTACCCTTCCTGATCAATGGGCACCACCACAACGGCCTTGTTCTTGAAACTGACAACCCCGTAGATTCCGGGCGTATTCGACGGCGTTACGACTTCCTCGTGTCTGATTTTCAGCCAATTATTTTCGTAAGCAATCGTTGAAGTAAGTGTTTTCCAGGGATTTTCGGTAAACTCCATAACGACAAAGGTAACGAGAAA
This Larkinella insperata DNA region includes the following protein-coding sequences:
- a CDS encoding NUDIX domain-containing protein; protein product: MEFTENPWKTLTSTIAYENNWLKIRHEEVVTPSNTPGIYGVVSFKNKAVVVVPIDQEGYTYLVGQYRYPLEEYSWEVPEGGAPIGTDMLESARRELKEETGLEAEKWTMIGRIHTSNSATDEEGFLYVAEDLKQGQHEPEETEQLQIRRVLLADAVQMVMDNQITDALSVCALLKVARLKQI